In a genomic window of Magnolia sinica isolate HGM2019 chromosome 14, MsV1, whole genome shotgun sequence:
- the LOC131225515 gene encoding uncharacterized protein LOC131225515 has product MATQEKIRPSGRAVEPTSSPRISFSIDFAGDMDSRIPNMGEREKTCDPDFEFLASGPGMAGMLTADELFSEGQLLPYWHTESTEKLERVTLKEKEEVGQEMDGHASRVSWSVDDDPSPRPPKCTVLWKELLRLKKQHPVPARPSSPASMDGLCSKDDGKGEKSGPWKREKQVKRVKKGLERTRSASVRIRPVVHVPICNQGKNNALPLLFALKK; this is encoded by the coding sequence ATGGCCACCCAAGAAAAGATCCGGCCCTCCGGTCGAGCGGTCGAGCCCACGTCGAGCCCAAGGATCTCCTTCTCTATTGATTTCGCCGGCGACATGGACTCGAGAATCCCCAatatgggggagagagagaaaacatGTGACCCTGACTTTGAATTCCTCGCGAGTGGCCCCGGCATGGCGGGCATGCTAACAGCTGATGAACTCTTCTCTGAGGGACAGCTCCTGCCGTATTGGCATACAGAGTCCACGGAGAAGCTTGAGAGGGTTACgctcaaagagaaggaagagGTGGGGCAGGAGATGGATGGGCATGCAAGCCGCGTGAGTTGGTCCGTAGACGATGATCCATCTCCTCGGCCACCTAAGTGTACCGTTCTATGGAAAGAACTACTAAGGTTGAAGAAGCAACATCCGGTGCCGGCTCGGCCGTCCTCTCCGGCTTCTATGGATGGATTGTGTAGTAAGGATGATGGGAAAGGAGAGAAGAGTGGACCATGGAAGAGGGAGAAGCAAGTGAAGAGGGTGAAGAAAGGGTTGGAGAGGACAAGGTCAGCTAGTGTGAGAATAAGGCCTGTGGTGCATGTGCCCATTTGCAATCAAGGGAAGAACAATGCATTGCCTCTCTTGTTTGCTTTGAAGAAGTAA